One Epinephelus lanceolatus isolate andai-2023 chromosome 10, ASM4190304v1, whole genome shotgun sequence genomic region harbors:
- the ino80c gene encoding INO80 complex subunit C, with the protein MAAQIPTTVRAPPAAATSAALRGKKRPASPAVSAAQQVTGTGSCSIKKKKGLLTVTPATQITAVESVAEVKPVGTADCGPATIAEPPAKPPPFKDPTFMHSGIGGAAAGKKNRTWKNLKQILALERTLSWKLNDPSYYNIDTPPSLKPTKKYSDISGLPANYTDPQTKLRFTSSEEFSYIRLLPTDVVTGYLALRKATCIVP; encoded by the exons ATGGCAGCTCAGATCCCCACAACCGTCAGGGCCCCGCCGGCAGCCGCCACCTCTGCCGCTCTCCGGGGGAAGAAACGTCCCGCAAGTCCGGCGGTGTCTGCCGCGCAGCAGGTCACCGGGACCGGGAGCTGCAGCatcaagaagaagaaagggCTGCTCACAGTGACACCAGCAACACAG ATAACAGCCGTGGAGTCAGTGGCTGAGGTGAAGCCAGTGGGAACAGCTGACTGCGGTCCAGCCACCATCGCAGAGCCCCCAGCAAAGCCTCCGCCGTTCAAAGACCCCACGTTTATG CACTCGGGGATcggtggagcagcagcaggtaaAAAGAACAGGACCTGGAAGAATCTCAAACAGATTCTGGCCCTGGAGCGGACTCTATCCTGGAAGCTTAATGATCCCAGCT ACTACAACATTGACACTCCTCCTTCTCTAAAGCCAACCAAGAAATACTCTGACATCTCTGGACTCCCT GCAAACTACACAGACCCCCAGACAAAGCTACGCTTCACGTCCAGCGAGGAGTTCTCCTACATCCGTCTCCTCCCCACTGATGTTGTTACCGGCTACCTGGCGCTCCGGAAGGCAACTTGCATTGTACCCTGA